Proteins encoded together in one Benincasa hispida cultivar B227 chromosome 1, ASM972705v1, whole genome shotgun sequence window:
- the LOC120090506 gene encoding cation/H(+) antiporter 3-like: MQLNKNLTSTIICINLPPNVNSKGLWVQFNDPQWWLNSSLPLLEFQLILFCFSLAITSHFLRRFRISKLSSQILIGLAFGCWWNQWEEGKTMVLNVESQDVLALLADFGYTLFLFLSAAKQDVTMTMRTGKHALLIGISAIVIPLVTGSFLKNMLYENTLLTKEQNKLLPMLIGFHGITSFPVVASLVKELHIVNSELGRLGLSSALVSDIIGGFTLIAIGQANRFNYNLADPTRAIAEFGALLLFLLLVIFVFRPIMLWIVKQTPQGMPVKSCYIEGVVFLALSSTILANFTGQASIIGPYILGLAIPDGAHLASTLVDRIECLVENVFMPILVITCALRADFSKISSSTFEPVFTKLNIILSFVIFAVKVLGSLLSSKYCKLPFKDALALSLIISSKGSVELVSYTITRDYGGIDNGLFGFCILWIFIIATLVPIAVRGLYDPSRKYAGYQNRDIMHLNSSSDELRLLVCIHRNVNISAIVQLLNLSCPTAENPIAVHIFHLIELPGRIAPIFISHRLQNGPLNNRSYSRQIIQSFDRFERENEGIVYVECFTAISPCTVMHDEVCTLALDKVASLIILPFHITWTLDGYIDEDDNKIRTLNYSVLERAPCSVGIFTDRGNLGLIGARTSSSRMRGTYSVCVIFLGGRMIGRHYHLRNVW; encoded by the exons ATGCAATTGAATAAGAATTTAACAAGTACAATAATTTGTATAAATCTTCCACCTAATGTAAATTCCAAAGGTTTATGGGTTCAATTTAATGATCCTCAATGGTGGCTCAATTCCTCTTTGCCTCTTCTTGAGTTTCAATTGATTTTGTTCTGCTTTTCCTTAGCAATTACAAGTCATTTCCTCAGGCGTTTCAGAATCTCCAAGCTTTCCTCTCAAATTCTT ATTGGATTGGCATTTGGGTGTTGGTGGAATCAATGGGAGGAGGGAAAAACAATGGTTTTGAATGTAGAAAGTCAAGATGTTCTTGCATTACTTGCAGATTTTGGGTACACATTGTTTTTATTTCTAAGTGCAGCAAAACAAGATGTAACAATGACAATGAGAACAGGAAAACATGCATTACTCATAGGCATTTCAGCCATAGTAATccctttagtcacaggatcatTCCTTAAGAATATGCTTTATGAAAACACCCTATTAACAAAGGAACAAAATAAACTCCTCCCCATGTTGATTGGGTTCCATGGGATTACTTCATTTCCTGTTGTTGCTTCACTTGTAAAAGAGCTTCATATTGTGAACTCAGAATTGGGGCGTTTAGGCCTTTCCTCTGCTTTGGTCAGTGACATTATAGGTGGCTTCACTCTCATCGCAATCGGCCAGGCTAACAGATTCAATTATAATTTAGCAGACCCTACCAGAGCCATAGCTGAATTTGGTGCCTTACTACTCTTTTTACTTCTGGTCATCTTTGTGTTTAGGCCTATAATGCTTTGGATTGTCAAACAAACACCTCAAGGAATGCCTGTGAAGAGCTGTTACATTGAAGGGGTTGTTTTTTTGGCTCTTTCTTCAACCATTTTGGCAAATTTTACAGGCCAGGCTTCCATTATTGGGCCTTATATTTTGGGGTTGGCTATTCCTGATGGAGCTCATTTAGCATCTACACTTGTTGATAGAATTGAGTGTCTTGTTGAAAATGTGTTTATGCCTATTTTGGTCATTACCTGTGCTTTGAGAGCTGATTTTTCTAAGATCTCATCCTCCACTTTTGAACCCGTTTTCACTAAATTGAACATTATTCTCAGTTTTGTGATTTTTGCTGTCAAAGTTCTGGGTTCTCTTTTGTCTTCCAAGTATTGCAAGTTGCCTTTCAAGGATGCTTTGGCACTTTCTCTCATTATCAGCAGCAAAGGTTCTGTGGAATTGGTTTCATACACAATTACCAGAGACTACGGT GGCATTGACAATGGCCTTTTTGGATTCTGCATTCTTTGGATATTTATCATTGCTACATTGGTGCCAATTGCAGTGAGAGGGTTGTATGATCCTTCAAGGAAATATGCTGGATATCAAAATAGGGACATCATGCATTTGAATTCCTCCTCCGACGAGCTTCGACTACTCGTCTGCATTCATCGAAATGTAAATATTAGTGCCATTGTTCAACTTTTAAATCTCTCGTGCCCTACTGCCGAGAACCCAATCGCCGTTCATATATTCCATCTCATCGAGCTTCCTGGTCGGATTGCTCCCATCTTCATTTCTCACAGACTACAAAATGGCCCCCTCAACAATCGCTCCTACTCACGACAAATCATTCAATCTTTCGATCGGTTTGAGAGAGAGAATGAAGGGATAGTGTATGTCGAATGCTTCACTGCAATCTCACCATGCACGGTCATGCACGACGAAGTATGCACCTTGGCACTCGACAAGGTTGCATCGCTTATAATACTTCCTTTCCACATAACATGGACCTTGGATGGTTATATTGATGAAGATGACAACAAGATCAGGACATTGAACTACAGTGTCCTTGAAAGGGCTCCTTGTTCGGTCGGCATCTTCACCGACCGAGGAAATTTAGGACTCATCGGAGCAAGGACGTCATCATCGAGAATGAGAGGTACGTACTCTGTGTGTGTGATTTTCTTGGGAGGGAGGATGATAGGGAGGCATTATCATTTGCGAAACGTATGGTAA